The Pseudoliparis swirei isolate HS2019 ecotype Mariana Trench chromosome 1, NWPU_hadal_v1, whole genome shotgun sequence genome has a window encoding:
- the LOC130195024 gene encoding uncharacterized protein LOC130195024 isoform X1 → MRLRGGGGGGRGGGAVSSFSTEPAEEEKEEGKNKKKSEAQSTSAMLHHRDQPLNSAYGVKGGSSDGSSSSSSSLRNRKCDKDGNFNFLPGKDNEGTGGGGDENRNPVRPRNLGPLGRDLPNSSSSSSSSSGYHQNPGLLSPRSRTPCWGRLEPPPEMDCGDDGYGRVPPDGAEEGRLQGEEGRRPTKMSHGEETKVETRRRKSSVAREEMEDPALQENEDEWGDSDSESEVSHRSGGSASSVAMDSGGEGTLMGGWDRIGVGEPKADAQEADAQDADAQEADAGGNGDREPAGRRRSVGRRRSLTASNLGKLREECGEDEGADRSSDSGGDAVWTLRDRERFKAQEMEKHQEQLTMYRRLALIRWVRTLQGRIQEQQDRLQSSFDVILTQRKELLRMGVAAAVALSQS, encoded by the exons atgaggcttagaggaggaggaggaggaggaagagggggaggggcagtgTCCAGCTTCTCCACGGAACCAgccgaagaagaaaaagaagaaggaaaaaataagaaaaaaag TGAGGCTCAGTCGACGTCAGCGATGCTTCACCATCGGGACCAACCTCTGAACTCGGCCTATGGAGTCAAAGGAGGTTCCAGcgatggctcctcctcctcctcttcctcgctgcgGAACAGGAAGTGTGACAAAGACGGCAACTTCAACTTCCTCCCGGGCAAAGACAACGAGGGCACCGGCGGGGGAGGGGACGAGAACCGCAACCCGGTGCGTCCCCGCAACTTGGGCCCGCTGGGCCGCGACCTGCcgaactcctcttcctcctcttcgtcgtcctccGGCTATCACCAGAACCCGGGGCTCCTGTCGCCGCGCTCCCGCACGCCCTGCTGGGGCCGCCTGGAGCCGCCGCCCGAAATGGATTGCGGGGACGACGGCTACGGCCGGGTGCCCCCCGACGGAGCGGAGGAAGGCCGgctgcagggggaggaggggaggaggccgACGAAGATGAGCCACGGCGAGGAGACGAAGGTGGAgacgcggaggaggaagagcagcgtGGCGAGGGAGGAAATGGAAGACCCGGCGCTGCAGGAGAACGAAGACGAATGGGGCGACAGCGACTCCGAGTCGGAGGTCAGCCACCGGTCCGGCGGCAGCGCGTCCTCCGTCGCCATGGACAGCGGCGGCGAGGGGACGCTCATGGGGGGCTGGGACCGCATCGGGGTCGGGGAGCCCAAAGCCGACGCCCAGGAGGCCGACGCCCAGGATGCCGACGCCCAGGAGGCCGACGCCGGCGGAAACGGCGACCGAGAGCCGGCCGGGAGGCGCCGGAGCGTGGGCCGCCGCAGGTCGCTGACGGCGAGCAACCTGGGCAAGCTCCGGGAGGAATGCGGCGAGGACGAGGGCGCCGACAGGTCCTCGGACTCGGGAGGCGACGCCGTGTGGACGCTGCGAGACCGCGAGCGCTTCAAGGCCCAGGAGATGGAGAAGCACCAGGAGCAGCTGACCATGTACCGCCGGCTGGCGCTGATCCGATGGGTGCGCACCCTGCAGGGCCGCATCCAGGAGCAGCAGGACCGCCTGCAGTCCAGCTTCGACGTCATCCTCACGCAGAGGAAGGAGCTGCTGCGCATGGGCGTCGCCGCCGCCGTGGCGCTCAGCCAAtcgtaa
- the LOC130195024 gene encoding uncharacterized protein LOC130195024 isoform X2 codes for MLHHRDQPLNSAYGVKGGSSDGSSSSSSSLRNRKCDKDGNFNFLPGKDNEGTGGGGDENRNPVRPRNLGPLGRDLPNSSSSSSSSSGYHQNPGLLSPRSRTPCWGRLEPPPEMDCGDDGYGRVPPDGAEEGRLQGEEGRRPTKMSHGEETKVETRRRKSSVAREEMEDPALQENEDEWGDSDSESEVSHRSGGSASSVAMDSGGEGTLMGGWDRIGVGEPKADAQEADAQDADAQEADAGGNGDREPAGRRRSVGRRRSLTASNLGKLREECGEDEGADRSSDSGGDAVWTLRDRERFKAQEMEKHQEQLTMYRRLALIRWVRTLQGRIQEQQDRLQSSFDVILTQRKELLRMGVAAAVALSQS; via the coding sequence ATGCTTCACCATCGGGACCAACCTCTGAACTCGGCCTATGGAGTCAAAGGAGGTTCCAGcgatggctcctcctcctcctcttcctcgctgcgGAACAGGAAGTGTGACAAAGACGGCAACTTCAACTTCCTCCCGGGCAAAGACAACGAGGGCACCGGCGGGGGAGGGGACGAGAACCGCAACCCGGTGCGTCCCCGCAACTTGGGCCCGCTGGGCCGCGACCTGCcgaactcctcttcctcctcttcgtcgtcctccGGCTATCACCAGAACCCGGGGCTCCTGTCGCCGCGCTCCCGCACGCCCTGCTGGGGCCGCCTGGAGCCGCCGCCCGAAATGGATTGCGGGGACGACGGCTACGGCCGGGTGCCCCCCGACGGAGCGGAGGAAGGCCGgctgcagggggaggaggggaggaggccgACGAAGATGAGCCACGGCGAGGAGACGAAGGTGGAgacgcggaggaggaagagcagcgtGGCGAGGGAGGAAATGGAAGACCCGGCGCTGCAGGAGAACGAAGACGAATGGGGCGACAGCGACTCCGAGTCGGAGGTCAGCCACCGGTCCGGCGGCAGCGCGTCCTCCGTCGCCATGGACAGCGGCGGCGAGGGGACGCTCATGGGGGGCTGGGACCGCATCGGGGTCGGGGAGCCCAAAGCCGACGCCCAGGAGGCCGACGCCCAGGATGCCGACGCCCAGGAGGCCGACGCCGGCGGAAACGGCGACCGAGAGCCGGCCGGGAGGCGCCGGAGCGTGGGCCGCCGCAGGTCGCTGACGGCGAGCAACCTGGGCAAGCTCCGGGAGGAATGCGGCGAGGACGAGGGCGCCGACAGGTCCTCGGACTCGGGAGGCGACGCCGTGTGGACGCTGCGAGACCGCGAGCGCTTCAAGGCCCAGGAGATGGAGAAGCACCAGGAGCAGCTGACCATGTACCGCCGGCTGGCGCTGATCCGATGGGTGCGCACCCTGCAGGGCCGCATCCAGGAGCAGCAGGACCGCCTGCAGTCCAGCTTCGACGTCATCCTCACGCAGAGGAAGGAGCTGCTGCGCATGGGCGTCGCCGCCGCCGTGGCGCTCAGCCAAtcgtaa